The DNA sequence TAAATCTGCTAAAGTTTCCGGCTTGGCTTGAAACCCAGTAATCACCGTTACCGTTTTCCCCTTGCGTCCGGTGCGGGTGGCTTGGATTCTCAAGTTTTGTTGTTGGGGTGGAAGTTCCTGAATTGGTCTTTCGATAGCGGCGGAGTTATCGTTACCGAATTCTTGATAGACAATCTTTTTATCAGAGTTTGATTTGGAAGCAGACATACAAAATTGCGGTAGTGATTCAGTTCTACTACATCCATTATGGTGTCAGGTAAGGCGAGTTTAACAGTGGTTCGCAATTTACCGTTTTTAAAGCAAAGGTATCTTGAATAGAGAATTGGTTTTGAATTACGAATTACAAATTAGTATTATCCACCCCAGACTCCTTATAATTAATGAAGTCTTTACTTGTCATCAAGATAATTCCGTGACTATTACTCCCCTCTCTCCAAATTCTTCCACAACTACTCAGGTTCCCGATACACAAGGACGCTTTGGACGCTTTGGCGGTAAGTACGTCCCGGAAACCCTGATGCCTGCTTTAGCTGAATTGGAAACAGCTTATCAGCAATATCGTCATGACCCAGAGTTTCAAGCAGAACTCCAACAACTGCTGCGGGATTATGTGGGACGCGCTACACCGTTGTATTTTGCCGAACGGCTGACTGCTCATTATGCCCGACCTGATGGTACAGGGGCGCAGATTTATTTAAAGCGGGAAGATTTAAATCACACTGGCGCACACAAAATTAATAATGCTTTGGGTCAAGTATTATTAGCCAAGCGTATGGGTAAGCAGCGAATTATTGCGGA is a window from the Aulosira sp. FACHB-615 genome containing:
- a CDS encoding translation initiation factor; the protein is MSASKSNSDKKIVYQEFGNDNSAAIERPIQELPPQQQNLRIQATRTGRKGKTVTVITGFQAKPETLADLVKQLKTQCGTGGTVKENTIEIQGEHKQKILEIVTKLGYKAKLSGG